One Algibacter sp. L3A6 genomic region harbors:
- the thiC gene encoding phosphomethylpyrimidine synthase ThiC, protein MKQKDTAPKQDGITRNPFPNSKKIYVEGKIHPQIKVAMREISLSDTTDSMTKKKTPNEPVTVYDTSGPYTDPNKKIDIHAGIERIRESWIKDRGDVEQLKAFSSEYCNQRLNDKSLDHMRFSLLKKPLRAKTGQNVTQLHYAKKGIITPEMEYIAIRENQRIDEMTEIRKQHKGEHFGASIPDKITAEFVRSEVARGRAIIPSNINHPEAEPMILGRNFLVKINANIGNSAVTSSIEEEVEKAVWACRWGADNIMDLSTGENIHETREWIIRNSPVPVGTVPIYQALEKVNGVAEDLTWEIFRDTLIEQAEQGVDYFTIHAGVLLRYVPMTAKRVTGIVSRGGSIMAKWCLAHHKESFLYTHFEDICEILKQYDVAFSLGDGLRPGSVADANDEAQFAELETLGELTQIARKHEVQCFIEGPGHVPMHMIKENMEKQIELCDEAPFYTLGPLTTDIAPGYDHITSGIGAAMIGWYGCAMLCYVTPKEHLGLPNKEDVRVGVVTYKLAAHAADLAKGHPGSQHRDNALSMARFEFRWEDQFNLGLDPERAREYHDETLPAEGAKIAHFCSMCGPKFCSMKISQEVRDFAAENDIVNNEVIAKGFEEKSKEFKEKGSEVYL, encoded by the coding sequence ATGAAGCAAAAAGATACCGCTCCAAAACAAGACGGAATTACTAGAAATCCTTTTCCTAATTCTAAAAAAATATATGTAGAAGGCAAAATTCATCCACAAATTAAAGTGGCCATGCGCGAAATTTCTTTAAGCGACACCACAGATTCGATGACCAAAAAGAAAACGCCAAACGAGCCTGTAACTGTTTACGATACCTCTGGGCCATATACCGATCCAAACAAAAAAATAGACATCCACGCCGGTATCGAACGTATTCGTGAAAGCTGGATTAAAGATCGTGGTGATGTGGAGCAACTCAAAGCATTTTCATCAGAATATTGCAACCAACGTTTAAACGATAAAAGTTTAGACCACATGCGTTTTTCGCTTCTAAAAAAACCTTTACGTGCCAAAACCGGACAAAACGTAACCCAATTACATTACGCCAAAAAAGGTATTATTACTCCAGAAATGGAATATATCGCTATTCGTGAAAATCAACGTATCGACGAGATGACAGAGATTAGAAAACAACACAAAGGCGAACATTTCGGTGCTTCTATTCCTGATAAAATCACAGCAGAATTCGTCCGTTCAGAAGTTGCAAGAGGTCGTGCCATCATCCCATCAAACATTAACCACCCCGAAGCTGAACCTATGATTTTAGGTCGTAATTTCTTGGTGAAAATCAATGCCAATATTGGTAATTCTGCCGTAACATCTTCCATCGAAGAAGAAGTAGAAAAAGCCGTTTGGGCATGCCGTTGGGGCGCCGATAATATTATGGATCTTTCTACCGGAGAAAATATTCACGAAACTCGCGAATGGATTATCCGTAACTCACCAGTTCCAGTAGGTACCGTACCAATTTACCAAGCTTTAGAAAAAGTAAATGGCGTTGCCGAAGATTTAACTTGGGAAATTTTCCGCGATACCCTAATCGAACAAGCCGAACAAGGTGTCGATTATTTCACCATTCACGCTGGCGTTTTATTGCGTTACGTACCCATGACGGCCAAACGCGTTACTGGCATTGTATCTCGTGGTGGTTCTATTATGGCAAAATGGTGTTTAGCACATCATAAAGAAAGTTTTTTATACACCCATTTCGAAGATATTTGCGAAATTTTAAAACAGTACGATGTGGCCTTTTCACTTGGCGATGGTCTGCGTCCTGGCTCGGTTGCCGATGCTAACGATGAAGCTCAATTTGCCGAATTAGAAACCCTTGGCGAACTTACACAAATAGCACGCAAGCACGAAGTACAGTGTTTTATAGAAGGTCCAGGTCACGTACCAATGCACATGATTAAGGAAAACATGGAAAAACAAATTGAACTTTGCGACGAGGCACCTTTTTACACCTTAGGGCCACTAACCACGGATATTGCGCCAGGTTACGACCATATTACATCGGGTATCGGTGCCGCCATGATTGGTTGGTACGGTTGCGCCATGCTGTGCTACGTAACGCCAAAAGAACACCTTGGTTTACCTAATAAAGAAGATGTTCGAGTGGGTGTGGTTACCTATAAATTAGCTGCCCATGCAGCCGATTTAGCCAAAGGTCACCCAGGTTCGCAACATCGCGACAATGCTCTAAGTATGGCACGTTTCGAGTTCCGTTGGGAAGATCAATTTAACCTTGGTTTAGATCCCGAACGCGCTCGCGAATATCACGATGAAACCCTACCTGCCGAAGGTGCAAAAATCGCACATTTCTGTTCTATGTGTGGTCCAAAATTCTGCTCCATGAAAATTTCTCAAGAAGTTAGAGATTTTGCTGCCGAAAACGACATTGTAAACAACGAGGTTATTGCAAAAGGTTTCGAAGAAAAATCGAAAGAATTTAAAGAAAAAGGATCCGAAGTGTATCTTTAA
- the thiS gene encoding sulfur carrier protein ThiS — MINIKVNNQNHKFKVNSTLDHVLEMLDISPQGIALAVNQDIITKSLWKTCTLTEGDSVLIITATQGG, encoded by the coding sequence ATGATAAACATAAAAGTAAACAACCAAAATCACAAATTTAAAGTCAATAGCACGCTAGACCACGTTCTAGAAATGCTAGATATTTCTCCACAAGGCATTGCGCTAGCCGTAAACCAAGACATTATTACTAAATCACTTTGGAAAACCTGTACCCTCACCGAGGGCGACAGTGTTTTAATTATTACAGCCACACAAGGCGGTTAA
- a CDS encoding endonuclease MutS2 — protein sequence MIHIHEKTLQDLEFQTVLQQVSELCVTPLGNKKALDITPFRSKEELQSSLLLTNEYLSSFHNDNRIPNHGFDTIVNELKLLRIENTYLEVHGLKKIVSMSISVNAIVVFLKKFHEYYPNLNTFASHIEVTKVLIEKVDGIVDRFGDIKDNASNTLFDLRQSINRIKGKINASFSSALNTYHGLEYLDDIRESVVDNKRVLAVKAMYRRKVKGAIMGGSKTGSIVYIEPETTLQYSRELNNLEYEEHEEVIRILKEVTNFIRPFLTLLEDYQSFLIDIDVISAKAKYANSMNAILPEFTEDRSMNLRDAYHPLLYLNNLAKEEKTFPQSIKLKKDSRIIVISGPNAGGKSITLKTVGLLQVMLQSGMLIPVHERSTVTLFDRILSDIGDNQSIENHLSTYSYRLKQMNYFLKKCNQNTLFLIDEFGTGSDPELGGALAETFLEEFYHREAFGIITTHYSNLKILANEMPHMLNANMLFDERTLEPLFKLVIGQAGSSFTFEVAQKNGIPYSLINRAKKKIERSKVRFDATIAKLQKERSKLEKTGQSLKENEKKKGEEADKLEEINTKIQKKLESYQELYDSNQRLIYLGQKVNDIAEKFFNNKQKKEMMGELFKIVQIENSKRKRVTVKEKKQVKAKEIQVKKEVEKKVEVIREKKKEEKKKAIEAPKPKAIIRLGDRVRMEDGRAVGTVDKIEKNKAVVNYGIFTTNVSMDQLELVEHMKK from the coding sequence ATGATACACATTCACGAAAAAACATTACAAGATTTAGAATTCCAAACCGTTTTACAACAAGTAAGCGAGCTTTGTGTTACGCCATTAGGTAATAAAAAAGCACTAGATATTACTCCTTTTAGATCAAAGGAAGAACTTCAAAGCTCTTTACTGCTTACAAACGAATACTTATCTTCTTTCCATAATGATAACCGTATACCAAATCATGGTTTCGATACTATTGTAAACGAACTAAAGCTTTTACGTATAGAAAACACCTATTTAGAGGTGCATGGTTTAAAGAAAATTGTATCCATGTCTATTTCTGTAAACGCTATAGTGGTGTTTTTAAAGAAGTTTCATGAATACTACCCAAACTTAAATACTTTTGCATCTCATATTGAAGTTACCAAAGTACTTATTGAAAAAGTAGATGGTATTGTAGACCGTTTTGGAGACATAAAAGATAATGCATCAAATACCTTATTTGATTTAAGACAATCTATAAACCGAATAAAAGGAAAAATTAATGCCAGCTTTAGTTCGGCACTAAATACCTATCATGGTTTGGAGTATCTAGATGATATTCGCGAATCGGTAGTAGATAATAAACGTGTACTTGCCGTAAAAGCGATGTATCGCCGTAAGGTTAAAGGAGCCATAATGGGTGGCAGTAAAACCGGAAGCATTGTATATATAGAACCAGAAACTACATTACAATATTCTAGAGAGCTTAATAATTTAGAATATGAAGAGCACGAAGAGGTTATTCGTATTTTAAAAGAAGTCACCAATTTTATTCGTCCGTTTTTAACACTTTTAGAAGATTACCAATCTTTCCTAATTGATATCGATGTTATTTCCGCGAAAGCGAAATACGCTAATTCCATGAATGCGATACTTCCGGAATTTACCGAAGATCGTAGCATGAATTTACGCGACGCTTACCACCCTCTACTCTATTTAAATAATTTAGCAAAGGAAGAAAAAACATTTCCGCAAAGTATTAAACTAAAAAAAGACAGTCGCATTATTGTTATTTCTGGTCCAAATGCCGGAGGAAAAAGTATTACACTAAAAACAGTAGGCCTATTACAAGTTATGCTACAAAGTGGGATGCTTATTCCTGTACACGAAAGAAGTACAGTAACCTTATTCGATAGAATTTTAAGTGATATTGGCGATAATCAATCTATAGAAAACCATTTAAGCACCTATAGTTACCGTTTAAAACAAATGAATTATTTCTTGAAGAAGTGTAACCAAAACACACTTTTTTTAATAGATGAATTCGGAACAGGAAGTGATCCTGAACTTGGTGGCGCTTTAGCGGAAACATTTTTAGAAGAATTTTACCATCGTGAAGCCTTCGGGATAATTACCACACATTATTCTAACCTGAAAATTCTAGCAAACGAAATGCCACACATGTTAAATGCCAACATGTTGTTTGACGAACGTACACTAGAGCCCCTTTTTAAACTCGTTATCGGTCAGGCCGGAAGTAGTTTCACCTTTGAAGTTGCTCAAAAAAATGGTATACCTTATAGTTTAATAAACCGAGCCAAAAAGAAAATTGAACGTAGTAAAGTCCGTTTTGATGCTACCATTGCAAAACTTCAAAAAGAACGCTCTAAACTCGAAAAAACCGGGCAATCTCTAAAAGAAAACGAAAAGAAAAAAGGAGAAGAAGCCGATAAGCTAGAAGAAATAAACACTAAAATACAAAAGAAACTAGAAAGCTATCAAGAACTTTACGATAGCAACCAACGCCTTATTTACTTAGGACAAAAAGTAAACGATATTGCCGAAAAATTCTTTAACAACAAACAGAAAAAAGAAATGATGGGCGAATTGTTTAAAATTGTTCAAATAGAAAACTCTAAACGCAAACGTGTTACTGTAAAAGAGAAAAAGCAAGTAAAAGCGAAAGAAATTCAAGTTAAAAAAGAAGTAGAAAAGAAAGTAGAAGTTATTCGCGAGAAGAAAAAAGAAGAAAAGAAAAAAGCCATTGAAGCTCCTAAACCAAAAGCTATAATTAGGCTTGGCGATCGCGTACGTATGGAAGATGGCCGTGCTGTTGGAACAGTAGATAAAATAGAGAAAAATAAAGCGGTTGTAAATTATGGCATCTTTACTACTAATGTAAGTATGGACCAATTAGAATTGGTAGAGCATATGAAGAAGTAA